In one Scomber japonicus isolate fScoJap1 chromosome 6, fScoJap1.pri, whole genome shotgun sequence genomic region, the following are encoded:
- the fhit gene encoding bis(5'-adenosyl)-triphosphatase, with amino-acid sequence MSTLRFGQHLIKASSVFLQTELTFALVNRKPVVPGHVLVCPLRPVERFRDLQPDEVADLFSTTQRVSNLVERHFNATSITIAIQDGPEAGQTVKHVHVHVLPRKAGDFKRNDSVYDELQKHDREDEDSPSMWRSEEEMAAEASDLRKQLEKS; translated from the coding sequence ATGTCGACCCTGCGCTTTGGACAGCACCTCATCAAGGCCTCCTCTGTGTTCCTGCAGACTGAGCTGACCTTTGCTCTGGTCAACAGGAAGCCAGTGGTGCCCGGACACGTGTTGGTGTGTCCTCTGAGACCGGTGGAGCGTTTTCGAGATCTTCAGCCAGATGAAGTGGCAGATTTATTCAGCACCACACAGAGAGTCTCCAACCTGGTGGAGAGGCACTTCAACGCCACCTCTATCACCATCGCCATCCAGGACGGCCCTGAAGCCGGACAGACCGTGAAGCATGTCCACGTCCATGTGCTGCCCAGGAAGGCCGGTGACTTTAAGCGTAATGACAGCGTGTATGATGAGCTCCAGAAACACGACCGAGAGGATGAGGACAGTCCATCCATGTGGAGGTCAGAGGAAGAGATGGCGGCGGAAGCTTCAGACCTGAGGAAACAGCTTGAGAAGTCCTAA